The following proteins are co-located in the Bosea sp. AS-1 genome:
- a CDS encoding glycosyltransferase family A protein, producing MDTNNSPLVSVVTPVYNGSSYLRDCIESVLSQSYENFEYIIVNNASTDCTLQVASEYAREDHRIRICSNDTLLPIIANHNRALQEIDPQSKYCKIVSADDRIFPECIAQMVALAEANPRVGLVGSYQLCGEMNANFEDQWIRNVGLDPLKSVFSGSEVCRKQLLGALSVFGNPTSTLYRSDLVRRNAEFYPNPSAEADTSACFAALCDSDYGFVHQVLSYERVHTMRQTTVAQNLNTYLPSAISDCMTYGRYFMADSEIAERLRQLFTEYYEFLGSSALRANNDAFWTYHKAALQALGISLDKRRVALEAAKKCVRTMKTPARFFGVAVERTRRILN from the coding sequence ATGGATACCAATAATAGCCCGTTGGTGAGCGTTGTGACGCCTGTCTATAATGGATCTTCCTATTTGAGGGATTGCATCGAGAGCGTTCTGTCTCAATCTTACGAAAATTTTGAATACATTATCGTCAATAATGCCAGCACGGACTGCACCCTTCAGGTCGCAAGTGAGTACGCCAGAGAGGATCACCGGATACGCATATGCAGTAATGACACTTTGTTGCCGATCATCGCGAACCATAACAGGGCGTTGCAGGAGATCGACCCGCAGAGCAAGTATTGCAAGATCGTCTCGGCCGATGACCGGATCTTTCCGGAATGTATCGCACAAATGGTGGCGCTGGCCGAAGCGAATCCGCGTGTCGGCCTGGTGGGATCCTATCAGTTGTGCGGCGAAATGAACGCTAATTTCGAAGATCAGTGGATACGGAATGTCGGACTTGATCCTCTCAAGTCCGTTTTCTCTGGATCCGAGGTCTGTCGAAAGCAACTGCTCGGGGCACTGAGCGTTTTCGGTAATCCGACATCGACGCTGTATCGCTCGGATCTCGTTCGCCGGAATGCGGAGTTCTATCCGAATCCTTCAGCTGAAGCCGATACGAGCGCCTGCTTCGCCGCACTATGCGATTCCGATTATGGCTTCGTTCACCAGGTGCTCTCGTATGAGCGCGTTCACACCATGCGGCAGACGACTGTGGCGCAGAATTTGAACACCTACCTGCCATCGGCGATCAGCGACTGCATGACATATGGCCGATATTTCATGGCGGATTCGGAAATTGCTGAGAGGCTGCGTCAATTATTTACGGAATACTACGAGTTCCTGGGGTCGAGCGCCCTTCGGGCGAATAATGACGCCTTCTGGACTTATCATAAAGCAGCGCTGCAGGCTTTGGGGATTTCTCTGGACAAGCGGCGTGTAGCCCTGGAGGCAGCGAAGAAGTGCGTGAGGACCATGAAGACGCCGGCCAGATTCTTCGGGGTGGCTGTGGAACGGACGCGACGCATCCTGAACTGA